One window of the Triticum dicoccoides isolate Atlit2015 ecotype Zavitan chromosome 3B, WEW_v2.0, whole genome shotgun sequence genome contains the following:
- the LOC119278758 gene encoding DNA mismatch repair protein MLH1-like, which yields MINEYFSIHIDQDGNLARLPVVLDQYTPDMDRLPEFMLTLVNDISWDVEKECFRTAAAAIGNFYALHPPIVPNPSGKGIQLQKKNKDCMETAEQAVSTDEDDIDQELLAEAEATWAQREWTIQHVLFPSIRLFLKPPKSIAADGTFVQVASLDKLYKILERC from the exons ATGATTAATGAGTACTTCTCTATTCACATCGATCAAGATGGCAACCTGGCCAGACTTCCTGTTGTACTTGATCAGTACACCCCTGATATGGATCGCCTTCCAGAGTTCATGTTGACTCTAGTAAATGAT ATTTCCTGGGACGTTGAGAAAGAGTGCTTCAGAACGGCAGCAGCTGCTATTGGAAACTTCTATGCACTTCATCCTCCCATCGTTCCAAATCCATCTGGCAAAGGCATTCAGttacaaaagaaaaataaagattGCATGGAAACTGCTGAACAGGCTGTTAGTACAG ATGAAGACGACATTGATCAAGAGCTGCTTGCGGAAGCAGAAGCCACATGGGCTCAACGTGAGTGGACCATCCAGCACGTCTTGTTTCCTTCCATTCGGCTTTTCCTCAAGCCTCCGAAGTCGATCGCGGCAGATGGGACGTTTGTTCAG GTTGCTTCTCTAGACAAACTCTACAAGATCTTGGAGAGATGCTAG
- the LOC119278757 gene encoding serine/arginine repetitive matrix protein 1-like yields the protein MFWPPTPTPTPTCPPPFGRRRCAPLSPSDSLASVSAGPAPPPTSVLVNDGGAAAAAAAVRTFPPPRRRRDPEAPAHRQRQGPPPPKRSRDPPTRPPPLLLHSRPRLVPPRRGWGSPLRRVRLDSSCSSLPSPLAKAPRRVSRSHSLRRPPRGSSGSSDSRSSSLPSPKSRKKETRDVCCSSRWNQPLWMKNLFLGS from the exons ATGTTTtggccgccgacgccgacgccgacgccgacctgCCCTCCCCCTTTTGGCCGCCGACGCTGCGCTCCGCTCTCCCCCTCCGACTCCCTCGCCAGCGTCTCGGCCGGTCCTGCCCCGCCACCCACATCCGTCTTGGTGAacgacggcggcgccgccgccgccgccgctgcggtaCGGACCTTCCCCCCGCCCCGACGGCGGCGTGACCCGGAGGCGCCCGCTCATCGGCAACGACAAGG GCCCCCTCCTCCAAAGAGGTCGAGAGATCCTCCGACAAGGCCACcacccctcctcctccactcccgtCCCAGATTAGTTCCTCCTCGTAG GGGCTGGGGATCACCATTGAGGCGAGTAAGGTTGGATTCATCCTGTTCATCATTACCCAGTCCTCTAGCAAAGGCACCAAGACGGGTTTCAAGGAGTCATAGCCTTAGAAG GCCTCCAAGAGGAAGCAGCGGCTCGAGCGACAGCAGGAGCAGCAGCTTGCCTTCCCCAAAGAGCAGGAAGAAAGAAACTCGTGACGTGTGTTGTTCCTCAAG ATGGAACCAGCCCTTGTGGATGAAAAACTTATTCCTTGGGAGTTAA